A window of the Brachybacterium sacelli genome harbors these coding sequences:
- a CDS encoding glycine C-acetyltransferase yields the protein MYTDLKDQLTAELAAIEQAGTFKHERMISTPQSNRIIAGQLGREGAEVLNFCANNYLGLADHPDLVAAATKALETRGFGMASVRFICGTQDLHLQLEEAVSAFLGTEETILFSSCFDANGAVFEPLFGKDDAIISDELNHASLIDGIRLSKAVRYRYRNADLTDLRAQLEATRAQADGAGARRTIIVTDGVFSMDGYLAPLPGICDLADEYGALVMVDDSHAVGFMGGSGAGTPEHFGVSERVDIYTGTFGKALGGASGGYVSGRSEIVAMLRQKGRPYLFSNSLAPSIVAATLAALELVGGSAELRATLLRNAELFRRRMSEEGFDLLDGEHAIVPVMFGDAALAARIADAMLDRGVFVTAFSYPVVPQGKARIRVQLSAAHTEADVEAAVAAFVSSRDAVQG from the coding sequence GTGTACACGGACCTCAAGGACCAGCTGACCGCCGAGCTCGCCGCGATCGAGCAGGCCGGCACCTTCAAACACGAGCGGATGATCTCGACCCCGCAGAGCAATCGCATCATCGCCGGTCAGCTGGGCCGCGAGGGCGCCGAGGTCCTGAACTTCTGCGCCAACAACTACCTCGGCCTGGCCGACCATCCCGACCTCGTGGCCGCGGCGACGAAGGCCCTGGAGACCCGCGGGTTCGGGATGGCCTCCGTGCGGTTCATCTGCGGCACCCAGGATCTGCACCTGCAGCTGGAAGAGGCGGTCTCGGCCTTCCTCGGCACCGAGGAGACGATCCTGTTCTCCTCGTGCTTCGACGCCAACGGTGCGGTGTTCGAGCCGCTGTTCGGCAAGGACGACGCGATCATCTCCGACGAGCTGAACCACGCCTCCCTGATCGACGGCATCCGTCTGTCCAAGGCGGTCCGCTACCGGTACCGCAACGCCGACCTGACCGATCTGCGGGCCCAGCTCGAGGCCACCCGAGCGCAGGCCGACGGCGCCGGGGCGCGCCGCACGATCATCGTCACCGACGGCGTGTTCTCCATGGACGGCTACCTCGCCCCGCTGCCGGGGATCTGCGATCTGGCCGACGAGTACGGCGCGCTGGTGATGGTCGACGATTCCCACGCGGTCGGCTTCATGGGCGGTAGCGGCGCGGGCACCCCGGAGCACTTCGGGGTCTCCGAGCGGGTGGACATCTACACCGGGACCTTCGGCAAGGCCCTCGGCGGCGCCAGCGGCGGCTACGTCTCCGGACGCTCCGAGATCGTCGCGATGCTGCGCCAGAAGGGCCGCCCCTACCTGTTCTCCAACTCCCTCGCGCCCTCGATCGTGGCCGCCACCCTGGCCGCGCTCGAGCTGGTCGGCGGCAGCGCCGAGCTGCGCGCCACCCTGCTCCGCAACGCGGAGCTGTTCCGCCGCCGGATGAGCGAGGAGGGCTTCGACCTGCTGGACGGCGAGCACGCGATCGTGCCGGTGATGTTCGGGGACGCCGCTCTGGCCGCGCGGATCGCCGATGCGATGCTCGACCGCGGCGTGTTCGTCACCGCGTTCTCCTACCCCGTGGTCCCGCAGGGTAAGGCCCGCATCCGGGTGCAGCTCTCCGCCGCGCACACGGAGGCCGACGTCGAGGCCGCGGTCGCGGCGTTCGTCTCCTCCCGCGACGCCGTGCAGGGCTGA
- the tdh gene encoding L-threonine 3-dehydrogenase yields MRALRKTEPGPGLSLVDLPEPGTGPLDVKIRVLRAGICGTDLHILAWDDSARAMCDTVPFTPGHEFYGEVVEVGVDVTDVQVGDRVSGEGHVVCGTCRNCRAGRKQMCIRTRSVGVQRDGAFAEYVVIPHFNVWVHEHDGDTDLITPELGALFDPFGNAVHTTLKFSIVGEDVLITGAGPIGQMAVAVARHAGARYIAITDVAPHRLEMAAESGADATIDVSSTRVRTAQAELGMREGFDVGLEISGQPRALQELIENMNHGGKISLLGLPSQQFEIDWTMVVTRMLTLQGIYGREMYETWNAMSAMLTSSPDLRAKVTRTVTDVIPAADFARGYEIARTGDGGKVLLDWESIG; encoded by the coding sequence ATGCGTGCGCTGCGTAAGACGGAGCCCGGGCCCGGGCTGAGCCTGGTGGACCTGCCGGAGCCGGGGACCGGCCCGCTGGACGTGAAGATCCGGGTGCTGCGCGCCGGGATCTGCGGCACCGACCTGCACATCCTGGCCTGGGACGACTCGGCCCGGGCGATGTGCGACACGGTGCCGTTCACCCCCGGTCACGAGTTCTACGGAGAGGTCGTGGAGGTCGGGGTCGACGTCACCGACGTGCAGGTCGGCGATCGTGTCTCCGGTGAGGGCCATGTGGTGTGCGGGACCTGCCGCAACTGCCGAGCGGGGCGCAAGCAGATGTGCATCCGCACCCGGTCGGTCGGCGTCCAGCGCGACGGGGCGTTCGCCGAGTACGTCGTGATCCCTCACTTCAACGTGTGGGTCCACGAGCACGACGGCGACACGGACCTGATCACTCCCGAGCTCGGCGCCCTGTTCGATCCCTTCGGCAATGCCGTCCACACCACGCTGAAGTTCTCGATCGTCGGCGAGGACGTGCTGATCACGGGGGCCGGTCCGATCGGGCAGATGGCCGTGGCGGTGGCCCGTCATGCCGGGGCCCGGTACATCGCCATCACCGACGTCGCCCCGCACCGGCTGGAGATGGCGGCCGAGAGCGGGGCGGACGCCACCATCGACGTCTCCTCCACCCGGGTGCGCACCGCGCAGGCCGAGCTCGGGATGCGCGAGGGCTTCGACGTGGGCCTGGAGATCTCCGGCCAGCCCCGGGCGCTGCAGGAGCTGATCGAGAACATGAACCATGGTGGCAAGATCTCGCTGCTGGGCCTGCCCTCGCAGCAGTTCGAGATCGACTGGACGATGGTCGTCACCCGGATGCTCACCCTGCAGGGCATCTACGGCCGCGAGATGTACGAGACCTGGAACGCGATGTCGGCGATGCTCACCAGCTCACCCGACCTGCGCGCGAAGGTCACCCGCACGGTCACCGACGTGATCCCCGCGGCGGACTTCGCGCGCGGCTACGAGATCGCCCGGACCGGCGACGGCGGCAAGGTACTGCTGGACTGGGAGAGCATCGGCTGA
- the hrpA gene encoding ATP-dependent RNA helicase HrpA: MTTPSTTPDLRLSYPAELPVSGRREDIMEAIDKNQVVVIAGATGSGKTTQIPKMLLELGYGAGGRLIGHTQPRRIAARSVAQRIAGELGQKLGEGAVGFQVRFTKQTARGTRLKLMTDGILLAEIARDRLLKRYDAIIIDEAHERSLNIDVILGYLRQILPQRPDLKIIITSATIDPERFAEHFSSSSPAGEREPAPIIEVTGRTYPVDIRYRPLVLEAEVDEDDDLEDIHSVERDLTQAIIDSVDELAAEGPGDMLVFLPGEREIREISEALTAHLDRGTKGRAALPVEVLPLFGRLSAQDQQKIFSPPPAGTYRRIILSTNVAETSLTVPGITFIIDSGLARISRYSQRTKVQRLPIEPISQASANQRSGRSGRTAPGIAIRLYSEEDFEARPEFTEPEILRTSLASVVLLMTSLGLGDVESFPFVEPPASRAITDGVRLLDELGALEDAPRAPGGRRLTRVGRTLARFPLDPRMARMLIEAHRLGALREVLIIVAALSIQDPRERPLGQEQQAKEKHKRFEDPTSDFLAFLNLWNHLQERRKALSSSAFRREVRAEHLHYLRIREWWDLHAQLRDMAKDADLSRNDNDASPQAIHQALLAGLLSHVGLVDDRTREYSGARGARFALWPGSALAKKRPDYAMVAELVETSRLWGRTAARIDPAWAEETGAHVVKRSYSAPHWSSKRASAMAHEKVTLYGVPLVADRVVGYGRIDPVAARDIFLQNALIEGDWRTRHHFFRDNRALIAQLEELEAKTRRRDLLISDEQLFAYYDERIPKDVVSGAHFDSWWKKQRHETPDLLTLTEQDLLAADEDAREAILADFPDTWVQGDITLPLSYAFGEVGAQGADGVTATIPLAVLNRVQPRGFDWLVPGMREELVTELIRSLPKSVRRHLVPAPERAKTVAATLHDDDPDAGESFLEAAADELVALPGVPDDLPLYGPEFDLSKLPAHLRMHFRVVDDTGRQIGTGDDLEELAGRLKARVDASVSTGADELAGRDLQSFPDQGVPGVHESTVGGLKVTGYPALVARRGQDGQLQRVDLAVLATADEQTLAHRDGVIALLDRELDADLAAVLNALPNPTKLAVAGSDYASTAALLADASRAATIHLAGEAQVRSRAEYDALLSTVRSRHDALAAQAVKEAAAALAVDAKLHKELSRVPSLSVLSHLTQIREHAASLLGNGFISRTGLEHLPDLRRYLEADVIRLEKLPENPRRDEQLAWQIGDLEQYWAGARAKLSARRRAGGDVREIDWMLQELRVSLFAQTLGTKQTVSDKRIRKAIAALS; this comes from the coding sequence ATGACCACGCCCTCCACGACCCCCGACCTGCGCCTGTCCTATCCCGCCGAGCTGCCCGTCTCCGGGCGCCGCGAGGACATCATGGAGGCGATCGACAAGAACCAGGTGGTCGTGATCGCCGGCGCCACCGGCTCCGGCAAGACCACCCAGATCCCCAAGATGCTGCTCGAGCTCGGGTACGGGGCCGGCGGTCGACTGATCGGCCACACGCAGCCCCGCCGGATCGCGGCCCGCTCGGTCGCCCAGCGGATCGCCGGCGAGCTCGGTCAGAAGCTGGGGGAGGGGGCCGTCGGCTTCCAGGTCCGCTTCACCAAGCAGACCGCCCGCGGCACTCGGCTGAAACTCATGACCGACGGCATCCTGCTCGCCGAGATCGCCCGCGACCGGCTGCTGAAGCGCTATGACGCGATCATCATCGACGAGGCCCACGAGCGCTCGCTGAACATCGACGTGATCCTCGGCTACCTGCGCCAGATCCTCCCGCAGCGCCCCGACCTGAAGATCATCATCACCTCGGCCACCATCGACCCCGAGCGCTTCGCCGAGCACTTCTCCTCCAGCTCACCCGCGGGAGAGCGTGAGCCCGCCCCGATCATCGAGGTCACCGGACGCACCTACCCGGTGGACATCCGCTACCGGCCGCTCGTGCTGGAGGCCGAGGTCGACGAGGACGACGATCTCGAGGACATCCACTCCGTCGAGCGCGACCTCACCCAGGCCATCATCGACTCCGTCGACGAGCTGGCCGCCGAGGGCCCCGGGGACATGCTGGTCTTCCTGCCCGGGGAGCGCGAGATCCGAGAGATCTCCGAGGCCCTCACCGCCCACCTGGACCGCGGCACGAAGGGCCGGGCAGCGCTGCCGGTCGAGGTGCTGCCACTGTTCGGCCGGCTCTCCGCCCAGGACCAGCAGAAGATCTTCTCCCCGCCGCCCGCGGGCACCTACCGGCGGATCATCCTGTCCACCAACGTCGCCGAGACCTCGCTGACGGTCCCGGGGATCACCTTCATCATCGACTCCGGGCTCGCCCGCATCTCCCGCTACTCCCAGCGCACCAAGGTCCAGCGCCTCCCCATCGAGCCGATCTCGCAGGCCAGCGCGAACCAGCGCTCCGGCCGCAGCGGCCGCACCGCGCCGGGCATCGCGATCCGCCTGTACTCCGAGGAGGACTTCGAGGCCCGCCCGGAGTTCACCGAGCCCGAGATCCTGCGCACCTCGCTGGCCTCCGTCGTGCTGCTGATGACGAGCCTGGGCCTGGGTGACGTGGAGTCCTTCCCGTTCGTGGAACCGCCGGCCTCCCGCGCCATCACCGACGGCGTACGTCTGCTCGACGAGCTCGGCGCCCTCGAGGACGCGCCGCGCGCACCGGGAGGCCGGCGCCTCACCCGCGTCGGCCGCACCCTGGCCCGCTTCCCCTTGGACCCGCGGATGGCGCGGATGCTCATCGAGGCCCACCGGCTCGGTGCCCTGCGCGAGGTGCTGATCATCGTCGCCGCCCTGTCCATCCAGGACCCGCGCGAGAGGCCGCTGGGCCAGGAGCAGCAGGCCAAGGAGAAGCACAAGCGCTTCGAGGACCCGACCAGTGATTTCCTCGCCTTCCTGAACCTGTGGAACCACCTCCAGGAGCGGCGCAAGGCGCTGTCGTCCTCCGCGTTCCGCCGCGAGGTGCGCGCCGAGCACCTGCACTACCTGCGCATCCGTGAGTGGTGGGACCTGCACGCCCAGCTGCGGGACATGGCCAAGGACGCGGACCTCTCCCGCAACGACAACGATGCCTCCCCGCAGGCTATCCATCAGGCGCTGCTGGCCGGTCTGCTCTCGCACGTCGGTCTGGTCGACGATCGCACCCGCGAGTACTCCGGCGCGCGCGGGGCCCGCTTCGCCCTGTGGCCCGGCTCGGCGCTGGCCAAGAAACGCCCCGACTACGCGATGGTCGCCGAGCTGGTCGAGACCTCCCGGCTCTGGGGCCGCACCGCCGCCCGCATCGATCCGGCGTGGGCGGAGGAGACCGGCGCCCACGTCGTCAAGCGCTCCTACTCCGCCCCGCACTGGTCCTCGAAGCGGGCGAGCGCCATGGCCCACGAGAAGGTCACCCTCTACGGCGTACCGCTCGTCGCCGACCGAGTCGTCGGTTACGGACGCATCGACCCCGTCGCCGCCCGGGACATCTTCCTCCAGAACGCGCTCATCGAAGGGGACTGGCGCACCCGCCACCACTTCTTCCGCGACAACCGTGCGCTGATCGCCCAGCTCGAGGAGCTCGAGGCGAAGACGCGGCGCCGGGACCTGCTGATCTCCGACGAGCAGCTGTTCGCCTACTACGACGAGCGGATCCCGAAGGACGTCGTCTCCGGCGCGCATTTCGACTCCTGGTGGAAGAAGCAGCGCCACGAGACCCCGGACCTGCTCACCCTCACCGAGCAGGACCTGCTGGCCGCCGACGAGGACGCCCGCGAGGCGATCCTGGCCGATTTCCCCGACACCTGGGTCCAGGGCGACATCACCCTGCCGCTGAGCTACGCCTTCGGCGAGGTCGGGGCGCAGGGAGCCGACGGCGTGACCGCCACCATCCCGCTGGCGGTGCTGAACCGTGTGCAGCCCCGCGGCTTCGACTGGTTGGTGCCCGGGATGCGGGAGGAGCTGGTGACCGAGCTGATCCGCTCGCTGCCCAAATCCGTCCGGCGCCATCTCGTCCCTGCCCCCGAGCGGGCGAAGACCGTCGCTGCCACCCTGCATGATGACGACCCCGACGCGGGCGAGTCGTTCCTCGAGGCCGCCGCCGACGAACTGGTCGCGCTGCCGGGAGTGCCCGACGACCTGCCTCTGTACGGCCCCGAGTTCGACCTGTCCAAGCTGCCCGCGCACCTGCGGATGCACTTCCGGGTGGTGGACGACACGGGCCGGCAGATCGGCACCGGGGACGACCTCGAGGAGCTCGCGGGGCGGCTCAAGGCGCGCGTGGACGCCTCGGTCTCCACCGGGGCCGATGAACTGGCCGGTCGCGACCTGCAGTCCTTCCCCGACCAGGGCGTGCCGGGCGTCCACGAGTCCACCGTCGGCGGACTGAAGGTCACCGGCTACCCCGCACTGGTCGCGCGCCGCGGGCAGGACGGACAGCTCCAGCGGGTCGACCTCGCCGTCCTCGCCACCGCCGATGAACAGACCCTCGCCCACCGCGACGGCGTGATCGCCCTCCTGGACCGGGAGCTCGACGCCGACCTCGCGGCGGTGCTGAACGCGCTGCCCAACCCCACCAAGCTCGCCGTCGCGGGCTCGGACTACGCCTCGACCGCCGCCCTGCTGGCCGACGCCTCCCGTGCCGCCACGATCCACCTGGCCGGTGAGGCGCAGGTGCGCAGCCGCGCCGAGTACGATGCGTTGCTCTCGACGGTGCGCAGCCGGCACGACGCGCTCGCCGCGCAGGCCGTCAAGGAGGCCGCGGCGGCGCTCGCCGTCGACGCCAAGCTCCACAAGGAGCTCTCCCGCGTGCCCTCGCTGTCCGTGCTCTCCCATCTCACCCAGATCCGCGAGCATGCCGCGTCGCTGCTCGGGAACGGGTTCATCTCCCGCACGGGCCTCGAGCACCTGCCGGATCTGCGCCGCTACCTCGAGGCCGACGTGATCCGGCTGGAGAAGCTGCCGGAGAACCCCCGCCGCGACGAGCAGCTGGCCTGGCAGATCGGCGACCTCGAGCAGTACTGGGCCGGTGCGAGGGCGAAGCTGTCGGCCCGCCGGCGCGCCGGGGGCGACGTCCGCGAGATCGACTGGATGCTCCAGGAGCTGCGCGTGAGCCTGTTCGCCCAGACACTGGGAACGAAGCAGACCGTCTCCGACAAGCGCATCCGCAAGGCGATCGCCGCGCTGAGCTGA
- a CDS encoding NAD-dependent malic enzyme: protein MSPLPSVSYSITIRLEFAARSAAVSDITGRIERHGGTVTALDVSASGPERMRADITVLTAGHDHAMEVVEDLKTLEGVELGKVSDRTFLAHLGGKLKIESKVPIRHRDDLSMVYTPGVARVVKAISENPDDARRLTIKRNTVAVVSDGSAILGLGDLGPLAAMPVMEGKAALFKRFADIDAFPLCLDAHSVDDIVSHVKAIAPAFAGINLEDISAPRCFEIEDRLRAELDIPVFHDDQHGTAIVVVGALRNALRVVEKDIASARIVLSGAGAAGTAILRLLRAAGARDVVVTDIDGIVHEGREQLEGRLPWIAEVTNPRELTGTLHDAIEGADVFIGVSAGNILTAQDVTTMADRAVVFAMANPTPEIDPAEAAQHAEVVATGRSDFANQINNVLAFPGVFRGLLDAHATRVSDRMLLAAANALADVVASEELNPTYIVPSVFHEGVTKAVASAVEQVAREEAGTVDTITGAMPAVYADEITLEG, encoded by the coding sequence ATGTCACCGCTGCCATCCGTGAGCTACTCCATCACGATCCGACTCGAGTTCGCGGCGCGATCCGCCGCCGTCAGCGACATCACCGGCCGCATCGAGAGACACGGAGGCACCGTCACCGCTCTCGACGTGTCCGCCTCCGGGCCGGAGCGGATGCGCGCCGACATCACCGTCCTCACCGCCGGGCACGACCACGCCATGGAGGTCGTCGAGGACCTCAAGACCCTCGAGGGCGTCGAGCTCGGCAAGGTCTCCGACCGCACCTTCCTCGCGCACCTCGGCGGCAAGCTGAAGATCGAGTCGAAGGTCCCCATCCGCCACCGTGACGACCTCTCGATGGTCTACACCCCCGGTGTGGCCCGCGTGGTCAAGGCGATCTCCGAGAATCCCGACGACGCCCGCCGGCTGACCATCAAGCGCAACACCGTCGCGGTCGTCTCCGACGGCAGCGCGATCCTGGGCCTGGGAGACCTCGGCCCGCTCGCCGCGATGCCCGTGATGGAGGGCAAGGCCGCGCTGTTCAAGCGCTTCGCCGACATCGACGCCTTCCCCCTCTGCCTGGACGCGCATTCGGTCGACGACATCGTCTCCCACGTCAAGGCCATCGCCCCCGCCTTCGCCGGCATCAACCTCGAGGACATCTCCGCCCCGCGCTGCTTCGAGATCGAGGACCGCCTGCGCGCGGAGCTGGACATCCCCGTCTTCCACGACGACCAGCACGGCACCGCGATCGTCGTGGTGGGCGCCCTGCGCAACGCCCTGCGCGTGGTGGAGAAGGACATCGCCTCCGCCCGCATCGTGCTCTCCGGGGCGGGAGCGGCCGGCACCGCGATCCTGCGCCTGCTGCGCGCCGCCGGCGCCCGGGACGTGGTGGTCACCGACATCGACGGCATCGTCCACGAGGGACGCGAGCAGCTCGAAGGCCGCCTGCCCTGGATCGCGGAGGTCACCAACCCCCGCGAGCTGACCGGAACCCTCCACGACGCGATCGAGGGCGCGGACGTCTTCATCGGAGTCAGCGCCGGGAACATCCTCACCGCCCAGGACGTCACCACCATGGCCGATCGTGCCGTCGTGTTCGCGATGGCCAATCCGACCCCGGAGATCGATCCCGCCGAGGCGGCCCAGCACGCCGAGGTCGTCGCCACCGGGCGCAGCGACTTCGCCAACCAGATCAACAACGTGCTGGCCTTCCCGGGCGTCTTCCGCGGGCTGCTCGACGCCCACGCCACCCGGGTCAGCGACCGCATGCTGCTGGCCGCGGCGAACGCCCTGGCCGACGTCGTCGCCTCCGAGGAGCTCAACCCCACCTACATCGTCCCCAGCGTCTTCCACGAGGGTGTGACCAAGGCAGTGGCCAGTGCGGTCGAGCAGGTCGCCCGTGAGGAGGCCGGGACGGTCGACACCATCACCGGGGCCATGCCGGCGGTCTACGCCGACGAGATCACCCTGGAGGGCTGA
- a CDS encoding ABC transporter substrate-binding protein encodes MSSLSHQSCDPGRLGAEQAAPGGAGEPRPLPDVSRRALMLGGIGAAGATLAGCGAAASEQEPPVRIKAADTTLFQPNFNPYSGQALQGASGLIYEPMQVITAMDVENPEQWLASAFTWNEDGTVLTATLREDVRWTDGEVFDAEDVVFTFLMMRDFPAANTAALPLLDAVAVDEFTVEISFESTTFAQEPTIGELPIVPEHVFSAFEDPSAEQVEDPVGTGPYALERFSDQLYTFVRNDEHWMAEEFAPRTLAWPSYTSQTMATAMQAGDIDWAGDFIANIDQIFVQHDPEHRGHWYPGNGIFNLTFNLEKELWQDLELRRGISLAIDRQELSDIAMLGYVDVPHPTALPRPTFEEFISEDLRDQEFVFDPDEAERVLDAAGYARGADGVRVAPDGTPLSFALQIPSDYNDWVIATQVLDEQLRRVGIQFTPRGVSFESWTESRDMGTFDVTLSIVAAGLGPWFMYRSMLSSEHAPEDDGRVFANFQRWYDEETDELLSAFAETEEETERARAIDGLQRIVVDELPAVPIITAPNWFNYNTEVWTGFPSEENPYALGSPVNAADRMIILRRLSRTDG; translated from the coding sequence ATGTCGTCCCTGTCACATCAGTCCTGCGATCCCGGCAGGCTCGGCGCCGAGCAGGCTGCACCCGGCGGGGCCGGAGAGCCCCGCCCCCTCCCTGACGTCTCCCGCCGTGCCCTGATGCTCGGCGGCATCGGCGCAGCAGGTGCGACACTGGCCGGCTGCGGAGCCGCCGCTTCCGAGCAGGAGCCCCCGGTGCGGATCAAGGCCGCGGACACCACCCTCTTCCAGCCCAACTTCAACCCCTACTCGGGGCAGGCCCTGCAGGGCGCGAGCGGGCTCATCTACGAGCCCATGCAGGTGATCACCGCGATGGACGTCGAGAACCCCGAGCAGTGGCTGGCCTCCGCGTTCACCTGGAACGAGGACGGCACCGTGCTCACCGCGACGCTGCGGGAGGACGTGAGATGGACCGACGGCGAGGTGTTCGACGCCGAGGACGTCGTGTTCACCTTCCTGATGATGAGGGACTTCCCGGCGGCCAACACGGCCGCGCTGCCGCTCCTCGACGCCGTCGCCGTGGACGAGTTCACCGTGGAGATCTCCTTCGAGTCCACCACCTTCGCCCAGGAGCCCACCATCGGCGAGCTCCCCATCGTCCCGGAGCACGTCTTCTCCGCCTTCGAGGACCCCTCGGCGGAGCAGGTCGAGGATCCGGTGGGCACCGGCCCGTACGCGCTCGAACGGTTCTCCGACCAGCTCTACACCTTCGTGCGCAACGACGAGCACTGGATGGCCGAGGAGTTCGCCCCGAGGACGCTCGCCTGGCCCTCCTACACCAGCCAGACCATGGCGACCGCGATGCAGGCGGGCGACATCGACTGGGCAGGGGACTTCATCGCCAACATCGACCAGATCTTCGTGCAGCACGACCCGGAGCATCGCGGGCACTGGTATCCCGGCAACGGCATCTTCAACCTCACCTTCAACCTCGAGAAGGAGCTCTGGCAGGACCTGGAGCTGCGGCGCGGCATCAGCCTGGCGATCGACCGTCAGGAGCTCTCGGACATCGCCATGCTCGGGTACGTCGACGTGCCCCACCCCACCGCGCTGCCCCGACCGACCTTCGAGGAGTTCATCTCCGAGGATCTGCGTGACCAGGAGTTCGTCTTCGACCCGGACGAGGCCGAGCGGGTGCTCGATGCGGCCGGCTACGCGCGCGGAGCCGACGGGGTGCGGGTCGCGCCCGACGGGACCCCGCTGTCCTTCGCGCTGCAGATCCCGTCGGACTACAACGACTGGGTCATCGCGACCCAGGTGCTCGACGAGCAGCTGCGCCGGGTCGGGATCCAGTTCACGCCGCGGGGCGTGTCCTTCGAGTCCTGGACCGAGAGCCGGGACATGGGGACCTTCGACGTCACCCTGTCGATCGTCGCGGCCGGCCTGGGCCCCTGGTTCATGTACCGCTCGATGCTCTCCTCCGAGCATGCGCCGGAGGACGACGGCCGCGTGTTCGCGAATTTCCAGCGGTGGTACGACGAGGAGACCGACGAACTGCTTAGCGCCTTCGCGGAGACGGAGGAGGAGACCGAGCGGGCCCGCGCGATCGACGGTCTGCAGCGGATCGTGGTCGACGAGCTCCCGGCGGTCCCGATCATCACCGCCCCGAACTGGTTCAACTACAACACCGAGGTCTGGACCGGGTTCCCCTCGGAGGAGAACCCCTACGCCCTGGGCTCGCCCGTGAACGCCGCCGACCGGATGATCATCCTGCGGCGACTGTCCAGGACCGACGGCTGA
- a CDS encoding ABC transporter permease, protein MRFLLRKLGLYAFIAWAALTLNFLIPRLMPGDPVSILIAGSKGQIDAEARDAIAAQFGLSDDPLPLQYVHYLGDLLHLDLGVSLSQYPVPVMDIIGQSLPWTVGLVGVSTVIGFVLGTGLGVILAWRRGTWSDHVLPGLTFLNAIPYFWMALILVMLLSVTVSIFPAGGGYDRSIFPEPTAQFAGSVLYHAALPALTIVIGSFAGWVLQMRNMTVTILGEDYVSMAEAKGLPPRTVLFGYAARNAILPSVTGFALALGAVVGGSMLTEVIFNYPGLGYALFQAVSAQDFPLMQGLFLIISLAVIAANLIADIAYVFLDPRTRQGA, encoded by the coding sequence ATGAGATTCCTGCTGCGAAAGCTCGGCCTCTACGCGTTCATCGCGTGGGCCGCGCTCACACTCAACTTCCTGATCCCGCGTCTGATGCCCGGTGATCCGGTGAGCATCCTGATCGCCGGGTCCAAGGGTCAGATCGATGCGGAGGCCCGAGACGCGATCGCGGCGCAGTTCGGTCTCTCCGACGACCCCCTACCTCTCCAGTACGTCCACTACCTGGGCGATCTCCTCCACCTCGACCTGGGCGTCTCGCTCAGCCAGTACCCGGTCCCGGTGATGGACATCATCGGCCAGTCCCTGCCCTGGACGGTCGGCCTGGTGGGCGTCTCGACCGTGATCGGCTTCGTGCTGGGCACCGGGCTCGGTGTGATCCTTGCCTGGCGCCGCGGCACCTGGTCCGACCACGTGCTGCCGGGGCTGACCTTCCTCAACGCCATCCCGTACTTCTGGATGGCGCTGATCCTGGTGATGCTGCTGTCCGTGACGGTCAGCATCTTCCCCGCGGGCGGCGGGTACGACCGGTCGATCTTCCCCGAGCCCACGGCGCAGTTCGCCGGATCGGTGCTCTACCACGCGGCACTGCCCGCCCTGACGATCGTGATCGGCTCCTTCGCCGGTTGGGTGCTGCAGATGCGGAACATGACGGTGACGATCCTGGGCGAGGACTACGTCTCGATGGCGGAGGCCAAGGGTCTGCCCCCGCGGACGGTCCTGTTCGGGTACGCCGCGCGCAACGCGATCCTGCCCAGCGTCACGGGCTTCGCCCTCGCCCTCGGCGCCGTGGTGGGCGGATCGATGCTCACAGAGGTGATCTTCAACTATCCCGGGCTCGGCTACGCCCTCTTCCAGGCGGTCAGCGCCCAGGACTTCCCCCTCATGCAGGGACTGTTCCTGATCATCTCCCTGGCGGTGATCGCGGCGAACCTGATCGCCGACATCGCCTACGTGTTCCTCGATCCCCGAACCCGACAGGGAGCCTGA